The Thermodesulfobacteriota bacterium nucleotide sequence ATGCTAAAAGTTAATAAAAGAACAATATAATGGGCGATAATTTTACAGAGCATCAGCAAAAGTGGGCATTTAGACTAGCATTTGCTGTAATTATTTTAAGCTGGCTGTCCATTAAAATTTCCATGCCTGCGTTGCCAAAGCTCTCAGAGGTCTTTGACAGCTCAACTCAAGGGGTTCAGCTCTCGGTTACAATTTTCTTTGTCTTTTTTGCTCTCTCTCAGCCAATCTGGGGCGGGATTGGTCAAAAAATCGGGTGCAGGCCGACTTTGCTGATCGGAGTAATAATAAGCATTATCGGCTCACTGATAGCGATGCTTGCTTTTGATTTGCCATCTTATATAGTGGGCCGATCACTCGAAGGGCTGGGAATGGGAAGCGCCTCACCGATTGCCAGAACAATCCTAACCCAAGTGTTTGACCGAAAGAATCTGGCGAAATCGATGGGAACTATAAGCGGCGTTGCATCAACTATGCCGGCTGTGGCCCCGATAATTGGAGGTTACTTACTGGCTTGGATCGATTGGCGCGCGATATTTGCATTTTTCCTGATCTTAACTGTCTTATATCTTCTTATAGCTTTAAGGGATTTACCTGAGGCCATATTTTATTCAGAGAAACATCCGGCCCCGACAAACGATAAGTTGTTTGGCTACTATCTTTCGATTTTAAAAAGCACTTCATTTTGGGGATATGCACTTTGTTATGGAGTGATGACCGGAGGATTAATAGGGTACTATTCAGCCGCGCCCTATTGGTTTGTATCTCAGTTAGGCATTGCAGCAGATCAGTATGCATATTTCACAGTACCCACAGTTGTGCTCTATATATTTGGCCTGTTCGTAAACCGTATGCTGTTAAAAAAACACGATATAGAAAAACTCCTTTTCCTAGGAATGCTATCAGCACTAATAGCTGCACTAATTACTTTTGGTATGGCCTCACTAAATTTATCAGGTTTGGTCTCTATTATCATAGTGCTGAGCTTGTTTGGGTTTAGTGCAGGCTTAGTAATGCCCTCAGTAAACGCGGGGGCGATGGCTGAATTTAAGGACGTTGCGGGTCCAGCTTCTGCCCTCTTAGTAATGACAGTGTTTGGAGTCTCTGCAATAACAGCTAGCTGGGCTATGAGAATCAACATAATAAACTCACTGTGGTCAGTTGCGCTATATTTGGGAGTTTTAGCTATTGTTGGGCTTTGTGCAAATTACTTTTGGGTTTGGATTCCATATAAAAATGCTGAAAACCAAAAGAATCAATAAGTAGGTACAATTACTCTTATGAATTCAGTTGTAATAATCGGCGCAGGAATATCAGGTCTTACTTGTGCTCATATACTAAAAGAGTCAGGTTTTAGCGTCACAGTAGTTGATAAAGCTAGAGGCGTTGGCGGCAGAATGGCTACCAGGAGAACTGAATCTGCGGCTAACCCAGGCAAAGAGGCAATATTTGATCATGGCGCTCAGTTTTTTACAGTAAGAGATCCACGGTTCACAATGTATGTTGAAAAGTGGCTTTCCCAGGGAGTAGTTAAAGAGTGGTGCAGAGGGTTTGATCCAAACAGATCCTCACAAGATGGATATCCCAGATACGTAGGCACTAACGGGATGACAAGCGCTCCAAAATTACTTGCGTCTGATCAAAATGTTGTCTTAAATTCCAAGGTACTCAGCATTTCTACAGTCAAAGAAAAATGGTCAGTAAGCAGCGAGGATGGCAAAGAGTTTATTAGTGATATTGTGATACTTACTCCTCCATTGCCGCAATCTCTTGATATCATTGACAGCGGCAACTTCGAGCTTGAGCAAACAATTAGGACTGAGCTTGAGTTAATTAGTTACGATCCTTGTATCGCGGTGCTTGCCGAGATTGATGGACCTAGTCAAATACCTGACCCCGGTGCAGTTCAAATAAACGGGACAGTGGTTTCATGGATTTGTGATAATTCAAAGAAAGGTATTTCAGAGGATGTTAATACTATTACAATTCATTCATCCGGGAATTTTGCAAGGGACAATTGGGATAGGAATAGTGATGACTTAGCTAAGGACATACTTAATGAGGTGTCTGATTTAATTGGTTCTCAAATCATTAGCACTCAGGTTCATAAATGGAAATATTGTATACCGACAAATCCGCTTAATAACTATTTTTTAGTAGGCAGCAATGTGCCGAATCTAATATTTTGTGGAGAGGCTTTTGGAGGTGCCAAGGTTGAAGGCGCTTTCTTGTCTGGCCTCAAAACCGCTGAAGAATTAATTGCAATAAATCAAAAATAGCTACTTTGACTTTCTGTAGCCCAGCATTGTTTTTTGGTTCTATTTAATTTTTATCCACTTATCGATTTAACTCCCGTCGATCCTTGTTGCTGTGAAATTATTTCTTTAAACTATAGGATTAGCTCTTAGGTGGAGTAACTTGTATACCTTTAGCTCTCTTAAATGCTTCCGCACCATCCTCGGTTCTAAATAACTGGGTTGTTTCCATTTTAGTAACAAATCCCATTGCCTTTACTGCGGCAAGAACGCTAAGAGCAGATTCGCCATCGGGTGTTTCATAAATACAAACCCCATCATACTCACCAAAGCAAAAATAGTAATCCAGTAATTTACCGCCAGCTTGTTCTATGTGCTGTGCAATCTTTTCTTTGCGTCCATCAGCGGATTTAATCATATTGGACATGGCTTCGGACGAATAAACGTTTCTTGTCATGTATATAGGCATATCTTTCCTCCTAAATATTGATGTTCATAATATCCCATATATTAATTTCAATTACT carries:
- a CDS encoding Bcr/CflA family efflux MFS transporter, with protein sequence MGDNFTEHQQKWAFRLAFAVIILSWLSIKISMPALPKLSEVFDSSTQGVQLSVTIFFVFFALSQPIWGGIGQKIGCRPTLLIGVIISIIGSLIAMLAFDLPSYIVGRSLEGLGMGSASPIARTILTQVFDRKNLAKSMGTISGVASTMPAVAPIIGGYLLAWIDWRAIFAFFLILTVLYLLIALRDLPEAIFYSEKHPAPTNDKLFGYYLSILKSTSFWGYALCYGVMTGGLIGYYSAAPYWFVSQLGIAADQYAYFTVPTVVLYIFGLFVNRMLLKKHDIEKLLFLGMLSALIAALITFGMASLNLSGLVSIIIVLSLFGFSAGLVMPSVNAGAMAEFKDVAGPASALLVMTVFGVSAITASWAMRINIINSLWSVALYLGVLAIVGLCANYFWVWIPYKNAENQKNQ
- a CDS encoding FAD-dependent oxidoreductase; amino-acid sequence: MNSVVIIGAGISGLTCAHILKESGFSVTVVDKARGVGGRMATRRTESAANPGKEAIFDHGAQFFTVRDPRFTMYVEKWLSQGVVKEWCRGFDPNRSSQDGYPRYVGTNGMTSAPKLLASDQNVVLNSKVLSISTVKEKWSVSSEDGKEFISDIVILTPPLPQSLDIIDSGNFELEQTIRTELELISYDPCIAVLAEIDGPSQIPDPGAVQINGTVVSWICDNSKKGISEDVNTITIHSSGNFARDNWDRNSDDLAKDILNEVSDLIGSQIISTQVHKWKYCIPTNPLNNYFLVGSNVPNLIFCGEAFGGAKVEGAFLSGLKTAEELIAINQK
- a CDS encoding GYD domain-containing protein, which codes for MPIYMTRNVYSSEAMSNMIKSADGRKEKIAQHIEQAGGKLLDYYFCFGEYDGVCIYETPDGESALSVLAAVKAMGFVTKMETTQLFRTEDGAEAFKRAKGIQVTPPKS